A region from the Salvia splendens isolate huo1 chromosome 15, SspV2, whole genome shotgun sequence genome encodes:
- the LOC121767075 gene encoding ferruginol synthase-like, with amino-acid sequence MVECIMTELLFNPDKLERLKREIKSAVGENGKIQEADIASLPYLQAVIKETFRYHPPGPLAVTQMSEADQEVNGYMIPKGTQIVVNTWSMAKDPSIWTDPASFEPERFLDSKLDFKGQHFQLIPFGAGRRICPGIPLATRILQMTTAVLVHNFDWKLEKDKDHPDHKEAMFQINLSKATPLRAFPFKI; translated from the coding sequence ATGGTCGAGTGCATCATGACTGAGCTACTATTCAACCCGGACAAACTCGAGAGGCTAAAACGAGAGATAAAGAGCGCAGTGGGAGAGAATGGGAAAATCCAGGAGGCGGACATCGCGTCCCTCCCGTATCTGCAGGCAGTGATCAAAGAAACCTTTCGTTATCACCCGCCAGGGCCTCTTGCGGTTACCCAGATGTCAGAAGCCGATCAAGAGGTGAATGGTTACATGATTCCAAAAGGGACGCAGATAGTCGTCAATACGTGGTCAATGGCAAAAGATCCGAGCATCTGGACTGATCCGGCATCTTTTGAGCCAGAACGATTCCTTGACAGCAAACTGGACTTCAAAGGCCAGCATTTCCAGCTCATACCCTTCGGGGCGGGCCGGAGAATATGCCCCGGAATACCCTTGGCAACTCGTATTCTGCAGATGACCACCGCTGTTTTGGTTCATAATTTTGACTGGAAACTTGAGAAAGACAAGGATCACCCGGACCATAAAGAAGCCATGTTTCAGATAAATTTGAGCAAAGCAACTCCACTTAGAGCTTTTCCGTTTAAAATTTAA
- the LOC121766453 gene encoding ferruginol synthase-like: MNCVLIGVVMGVMLLGLRWFVYLQGPRKRLPPGPRPLPIIGNIHQLGKNHTETLRQLAKTYGPLMSIRIGSVYTVVASTPEMAMELLQRHGQVFSGRTVPYAMDVGGFSKFSIFFGPAGKEWRDKRKVCKEILFSERCLEESEGLRQEMLQKLVDHVESHCDRRDVVNIHDVVFMANLNLLLTTIFSITSPDTTMELMKIMKDFFSLFAPNITDYFPILKVLDPQGMKRKAKLSLGKLLAKFLTTGWTTEGSTPTTRSRICSRQSSISPKQTTTTLPHKISLIYFSN, encoded by the exons ATGAATTGCGTTTTGATTGGTGTTGTGATGGGTGTAATGTTGTTGGGTTTAAGGTGGTTTGTATACCTCCAGGGGCCACGGAAACGGCTCCCTCCGGGACCCAGACCCCTCCCGATCATCGGAAACATTCACCAACTAGGTAAAAATCACACCGAAACACTGAGACAGCTGGCGAAAACGTACGGCCCTCTGATGTCGATCCGCATAGGCAGCGTGTACACGGTGGTGGCGTCCACACCGGAGATGGCCATGGAGCTCCTCCAACGCCACGGTCAGGTCTTCTCCGGTCGGACCGTCCCCTATGCGATGGATGTAGGCGGGTTCAGCAAGTTCAGTATTTTCTTCGGTCCGGCCGGGAAGGAGTGGCGCGACAAGCGCAAGGTGTGCAAGGAGATTCTGTTCTCGGAGCGGTGCCTCGAAGAAAGCGAGGGCCTCCGCCAGGAGATGCTGCAGAAGCTGGTGGATCACGTCGAGAGCCACTGCGACCGAAGGGATGTGGTCAACATCCACGATGTGGTATTCATGGCCAACCTCAACCTCTTGCTCACCACCATCTTCTCCATCACCTCCCCGGACACCACCATGGagttgatgaagattatgaaagATTTTTTCTCCTTATTTGCTCCCAATATCACCGACTACTTCCCCATTCTAAAAGTCTTGGATCCGCAGGGGATGAAGCGCAAGGCTAAGTTAAGCTTGGGTAAACTCTTGGCCAAATTCTTAACCACAGGTTGGACCACAGAAGGATCAACCCCAACAACAAGAAGCAGGATCTGCTCGAGGCAATCATCGATATCACCCAAGCAAACGACTACAACATTACCACACAAGATATCCCTTATTTACTTCTC GAATTAA